Below is a genomic region from Raphanus sativus cultivar WK10039 chromosome 4, ASM80110v3, whole genome shotgun sequence.
TCACAAACTCGCCAAGTTGAGCGCGTGGTTTCCACTCCCCTACCTGATCGGAAAAGTCTCTTATtactctctcctctctctcacCAACGACGAAACTCTTCTTCTCTGatctctcatcatcatcatcatcactatgGATACTCTTCACCCGGAGAACGATCGCCTTCCCTCTCCGCCGTTGATCTCCGACCGAGTTCTAATAAACGGCGTCATCACGCCGTTGACTTTAACCGCAGACGGAGAGCTACAATGGACGGAATCCGCTCTTAGGAAATCTACAACGGAGAAAGAGATCCTGAGCTTCGCCGTGGAAGGGAACAAGGTCAAATTGAAGACGTTGGTTGAGAGAAGAGGATCAATCTGCTGCGGAGGAAGCGGTGGAGATTACGCGAGGAAGGATTTCGTGTTCGAGCCTCTCTACGACGAATCTAGAAAGCTGTGGTGCGATAAGCTTCGTCAACGCCTCGACTCTCTCGTCGGTTAGtttgtttgaattaaaatcgaaaaaaaaagcTAATTGGAATCGTAAACGACATCGTTTTGGAAGCTGAGTTAGtgaatgctttttttttttggtgtaggTCGGCCTAAGAGGCTGCTTGTGTTTGTGAACCCGTTTGGTGGGAAGAAGACGGCTAGGAAGATATTTTTGGAGGAAGTGAAGCCGTTGTTTGATGTGTGCTCATGTTCAACTTATGTTCAAGGTTTATTGATTTCTGTTTTTGGTTCTGAACTCTTCTCCATGGAAGTAATAATCTGATTGGTGGTGTTTTTACAGAAACTAAGTATCAGTTGCATGCAAAGGAGATGGTTAGGTCCATTGATTTGTCAAAATACGACGGTATTGTTTGCGTTAGCGGCGACGGTGTCCTTGTTGAGGTAAAGTAGGAAGCTTTTCTGTTGTGGAAGTGTCATTTTCACCAATAACTTACAATATGGAAGTTGTGATGATGCGTGTCTGTCTCTTTACATGATTCGAACTAGAGGAGTTTAAAGAATCCGTGTGTTTAACGATCTTTATTGGGAAAGCGTATTTATTTTTGGAAGTATCTGTTAGAAGAAGCAATCTCTTGTTTTGATTATATAGTTGCTGATTCCTTACAATTGGTTCCTAATTTAGTAGGTTGTGAATGGACTGCTCGAAAGAGCAGACTGGAGAACTGCCTTGAAGTTGCCTATCGGAATGGTCCCTGCAGGTTCGTTCTGCTTTTTGTCATTCTCGTCTTGTGTGTGTTCCATGCGAAAGTTTAGATGTAAAAAATTTATGTATGATAAACAGAAATTGATATCTTGTGCATGAGAAGCTTTTAgcaaaattatatacttttgtgGTTACTTCATGTGTGCTATAAATCATGATGGTAGGAAGTGGTAATGGCATGATAAAATCACTGCTGGACCCGGTTGGGCTGTCTTGTAGTGCAGCAAGTGCCACTGTTTCCATTATCCGAGGTCTTTTTCTTCCCCCCACTCCAACGTTTTCTTGTTCCGTATGAATCAgctcatttttaaaatatatttttgtattggtAGGTCATAGACGTTCTTTAGATGTGGCAACTATCTCACAAGGGACTACCAAATTCTTCAGCGTCTTGATGCTAGCTTGGGGTATGCAACTGGCGTCGGAAATGTATCTGCATATTGAACTAGTGCCTGAGCTTGGTGAATTATACTTCTGATTGTACTGagataatttcaattttattttcagGATTAGTGGCTGATATAGACATCGAGTCAGAGAAGTTCAGATGGATGGGCAGTGCTCGCTTTGATGTCTATGTACGTTTNNNNNNNNNNNNNNNNNNNNNNNNNNNNNNNNNNNNNNNNNNNNNNNNNNNNNNNNNNNNNNNNNNNNNNNNNNNNNNNNNNNNNNNNNNNNNNNNNNNNTTCTTGATCCTGTGGTTAAACTTGGGATCGATCACGCTTTGTAAAGTGTCTTCTCTCCAACTTCTCCATACCTGagagaaaaaataatagaataaaaaagGTTCATGTACTAAGACTAAGAAAATAGGAAAACTAGGTAATACCAGTTTGTTTTTGTACACTTACCCACACAAGAATATTTCCTCTTCTTCAGATCCACCACTGTTGTTTCTCTTACCTGTAATGATCTCAATCACTAATACACCAAAGCTGAAACGTCTGTTTTAACTGAGAATTGTCCGTACATGGCGTATTCCGGAGCCATATACCCGCTACGAAAAGAAAAAACCATTAATACCGGTTTGTTTTGGATTTAATCAAGTAATGTCTGGTAGAGCTTTGCAAAAGCATTATGTTGTATATCATATAATCAAGAAATCTCTATAATCAACTATTGTTATTAAAACATTCTAAAAGTAAAAACCATTTTAAAATGCAAAATGCTCTCTAAATATTCCTTGCTCAATGTTTTTAGTAAGACTATTTTACTTACTAAGTTCCTGCAATTCTGTTTGTGAATCGCTGTGTCATGGTTTGGCCTGTGTCAAAGAGTTTAGCTAATCCAAAATCAGCAATTTTTGGATTCAGTTTCTTGGTCCAAAAGAATGTTGCTAGCTTTGAGATCACGGTGAATGGTCCGAAAACGAGAGTCTTGATGAAGATAAAGAAGTCCTCTAGCAACTCCGTTAATAATCATTTGTATCGCATTCCCCAATCCAAAAGTTGACGCTTCTCAGGATCTGCAACCACGCAAAAGATCAACACAGAGCAGAAAAAATGGTAAGGATCATATATAGCAAAGAGGGAAAACATTACCAAAGATGAAAATGGTCAAGACTAGCATTCTTGATCAGCTCATAACACAATCTTTCTCTTGTCCATGTATGCAGAAACCTAAAAGCCTAACCAAGTTCCTATGTGAAGTTTTGCAAGTACTAAAGATTTCGTTCTTGAATTCAGTGTCTCCTTGTCCAGAAGTACCCGACAATCTTTTTACCGCGATTTCTTTCCATGAGAGAACACACCCGGGCATACATAATCccaaagtttataaatctcTCAAATAACCAAACCATAACTTACCAAATAATAAGTTTGGTCGAAGATACTTACCTtataaactgaaccaaacccaCCACGTCCAAGTTCGTTTTTCAGAAGAAAAGTTATTTGTTGCCACCTTTAGATCTTCAAAGTCAACTACCAGAGAATCTGTACTCAAGACCTCATCTTCGGCAACTGATCCTGACAAAGGCGGATTCCCACGAACTAAATATGCAGACATAAGTTATCATgaactatatttttaatttttaattccCACGAACTAAGGGCATCTCTAACTCCACTTCATATTTTATTCCAAAATTAAGAATATAGTTGGAAatggagtgaaaaatggagtgatgaccaaaaaataaaaagcattactctatagttttattttttggtcaccactccattttccactccatttccaactccattctcaattttggagtaaattatggagtgggttggagatgctctaaataATATCCACACCAAAAAGCTGACCCATAAACAACAACCCGAAGATGAGGGTCCCTAATTCGATCAGACTTGGGGTAAATATTCGTATAAATCCTAAATTGTTATCTGAAGAAATGGTCTGAACCAAAACTGAATGAATATAACCAaataccaatatatatatataattagtagTTATAGttatatctataatatttttgtacttttgtgcaaaaaaaaaatgaatatttgcATTCAATGCCTACAACTTTTACCATATTTGCATTCCCTACCTTATTTTTTTCCAAGTTTTTTCCCTCCTGCATCACTCTTTCCCCACAATATTTAGGTATTTCCTGATTAATACATTCTTCTTATGTTTTTAAGCCaattcacccaaaaaaaaattgtacttaaaattaaaatcataaatcaaacatattaattattttgagtatttttggataaaactGGATAGTTTGAATACAGTGTATCCAAATAATCATATCCACTggttatttttggatataaaaactGATTTGAACTATATATGattgaacatttttttatatttttaaaaattaatttgggTAGTTTAGATACAAAATATGTTATATGGTTATTTCAAGTATATATATCTGAACCCCATTTCAGATATACAAGTTATTCGATTATTTTCTGGCCCCGATATATATCATAACCAAACCCATCCGGACTTAAAAGGACCAGCCTTGAAATGACTCAAGAATTTGTAATACTTGAATGGGTCTATTTTCAAAACCTGCACGGGTGTTGGGATACTCATGCCTATTAAACAGCGTAACCGTAGCAAGCAGAATATTGACGTTCTGTTACCTTCGACTCTATCTCTAGACTTGTTCTTCTTCCACTTCAAGACATAGCATAGCCAAATTGCAAATGAAGCAACAAGAACTATTGGAACGACTATCGCAATAACGACTTTATATCCTACAATAAAATTTCATTGGGTTAATTAATCAAGAGAACAAACATTCAACACTAGGGACAAAGATCTGCAGCAGAATACACAAGAATTTGTTATGTACCTGTTCTCTCAGTTTTTGTAGCAGGTGGATCAGGTTCAAGGTCGGCGTCAAGCTCAAAAAATCGCGACTTCTCAAACCGGAAGTTACAACTAGGACAAAACCACCTAAGACCAATCTGATCATCACAACAAAGTGGGATTTGCCCAAACCCAAAAACAAGACAGTCATCACAATCCTTTTCAGACAAATCCGGCGAACACTGCGCACTCCCGTAGAATGTCCTGTACCCTGACGTACCCGAACCGTTCCCTTGAGCGTATTTCCTATTCGGCCCACCAGCAGCTGCTATCCCTTTGAGCCTATCCAATAGCCCTCTTCGCAGACGCTTGAACTCATCTTCGTTTGATGGTATCGTTTGACCGGCAATAAAATGCAGAGTTGGGAACGTCTCTTTCTTTCCATAAAGTGTCATGTTCGAGTAACGAAACATACAGCGCGTGTACCACACAACAGCTTGTTTTGTCTGAGGACACTGCTCGGTGAGGTTTCGTGCTGCTCTCTGAATACAGCTGAGACAGTCATCTCTTCTGACTTCTCTT
It encodes:
- the LOC130511080 gene encoding sphingosine kinase 1-like, whose protein sequence is MDTLHPENDRLPSPPLISDRVLINGVITPLTLTADGELQWTESALRKSTTEKEILSFAVEGNKVKLKTLVERRGSICCGGSGGDYARKDFVFEPLYDESRKLWCDKLRQRLDSLVGRPKRLLVFVNPFGGKKTARKIFLEEVKPLFDVCSCSTYVQETKYQLHAKEMVRSIDLSKYDGIVCVSGDGVLVEVVNGLLERADWRTALKLPIGMVPAGSGNGMIKSLLDPVGLSCSAASATVSIIRGHRRSLDVATISQGTTKFFSVLMLAWGLVADIDIESEKFRWMGSARFDVYIHHCCFSYL